A genome region from Candidatus Edwardsbacteria bacterium includes the following:
- the coaE gene encoding dephospho-CoA kinase (Dephospho-CoA kinase (CoaE) performs the final step in coenzyme A biosynthesis.), producing MGNNKKQAIVIGLTGGAGSGKSTVAQVFQRQGACVIDADKLGHQMLDKKSPCFAKVVKAFGPGILSGKSSIDRGRLGEMVFSDPAKLRRLNRILHPALLREIDRNIRLGRKKYSARPIVVDAALIVQWGLEKKLDRLVMVDSRKKLRLFRVMDRGVPKDRALRILASQMPVSQIKKKADIVIPNNGTIVQLKEKAALAWRRLTEGNVILK from the coding sequence ATGGGAAATAACAAAAAACAGGCCATAGTTATCGGCCTGACCGGCGGAGCCGGTTCGGGCAAAAGCACTGTGGCCCAAGTGTTCCAAAGGCAGGGGGCCTGCGTCATTGATGCCGATAAGCTGGGGCATCAAATGCTGGATAAAAAATCACCCTGCTTTGCCAAAGTTGTAAAAGCCTTCGGCCCCGGCATCTTGTCGGGCAAAAGCAGCATCGACCGCGGCCGGCTGGGCGAAATGGTCTTCTCCGATCCGGCAAAGCTGCGACGTCTGAACCGTATCCTGCATCCCGCTCTGTTAAGGGAGATCGATAGAAACATCCGTCTCGGCCGGAAAAAATATTCCGCCAGGCCGATAGTGGTTGACGCCGCCCTGATCGTGCAATGGGGCCTGGAGAAAAAGCTGGACCGATTGGTGATGGTGGATTCCCGCAAAAAGCTCCGATTGTTCAGGGTGATGGACCGGGGAGTCCCTAAAGACAGGGCTTTGAGAATATTGGCCTCCCAGATGCCGGTCTCTCAAATAAAGAAAAAGGCTGACATCGTAATCCCAAACAACGGCACCATCGTGCAGCTGAAGGAGAAGGCGGCCCTGGCCTGGAGGAGGTTGACGGAGGGAAATGTCATCCTGAAGTAA
- a CDS encoding DUF4405 domain-containing protein produces MNKMDWLKKINPVLFLVFLVQAATGVIYFLVGSEMLGVIHLFGGFLMILIAGIHLVLNWTWVRSNYFKKKALTDKG; encoded by the coding sequence ATGAACAAGATGGATTGGCTGAAAAAGATCAATCCGGTATTATTCCTGGTTTTCTTGGTCCAGGCGGCGACAGGGGTGATCTACTTCCTGGTCGGCAGCGAGATGCTTGGGGTGATCCATCTGTTCGGGGGATTTTTGATGATCTTGATCGCCGGCATCCATCTGGTTTTAAACTGGACCTGGGTAAGATCGAACTACTTTAAAAAGAAAGCACTAACAGACAAAGGATGA